A stretch of Shinella zoogloeoides DNA encodes these proteins:
- a CDS encoding tetratricopeptide repeat protein: protein MVNQDDSFIREVNEELRSDQMRLVWKRFGRILIAAAVLVVLGTIGKVSYDYWRDSEASAAGDQFLAALTLARDGKKDEALAALAELEKDGFGAYPVLARMRSASLLAETDAEGAVNAFTTIAKDASVPQALRDAARLRAAYLLVDTGTYEQVSAEAEQLATPQSALRHSAREVLGLSAFKHGDYARAKEWFDAILNDGESPRNVANRAQMLLDLMTASGKLSS, encoded by the coding sequence ATGGTAAATCAGGACGACAGCTTTATCCGCGAGGTGAACGAGGAACTGCGCTCCGACCAGATGCGTCTGGTCTGGAAGCGCTTCGGCCGCATCCTCATCGCCGCCGCCGTGCTGGTCGTCCTGGGTACGATCGGCAAGGTGAGCTACGATTACTGGCGCGACAGCGAGGCTTCGGCCGCCGGCGACCAGTTCCTCGCCGCCCTGACGCTCGCCCGCGACGGCAAGAAGGACGAGGCGCTTGCCGCCCTTGCCGAACTGGAGAAGGACGGCTTCGGCGCCTATCCGGTGCTGGCACGCATGCGTTCGGCCTCGCTTCTGGCTGAGACGGACGCCGAGGGCGCCGTCAATGCCTTCACGACCATCGCCAAGGATGCCTCGGTGCCGCAGGCGCTGCGCGACGCGGCCCGCCTTCGCGCGGCCTATCTCCTCGTCGATACCGGCACCTACGAGCAGGTCTCGGCCGAAGCCGAGCAGCTTGCGACGCCGCAGAGCGCGCTGCGTCACTCCGCCCGCGAGGTTCTCGGCCTGTCCGCCTTCAAGCATGGGGACTATGCGCGCGCCAAGGAATGGTTCGACGCGATCCTCAACGACGGCGAAAGCCCGCGCAATGTCGCCAACCGCGCGCAGATGCTGCTTGACCTGATGACGGCAAGCGGCAAGCTGTCCTCCTGA
- the der gene encoding ribosome biogenesis GTPase Der, translating to MSFTVAIVGRPNVGKSTLFNRLVGKKLALVDDTPGVTRDRRPGDARLIDLKFRIIDTAGLEEAAPETLQGRMRAQTEAAIEEADLSLFVVDAKMGLTPVDQTLAEMLRRKGKPVVLVANKSEARGSDGGFYDAFTLGLGEPTPISAEHGQGMLDLRDAIVAAIGEDRAYPEDDEAETNIDVRAEMAEGAEEDEDFEPEYDETKPLRVAIVGRPNAGKSTLINRFLGEDRLLTGPEAGITRDSISVEWDWQGRTIKMFDTAGMRRKAKVQEKLEKLSVADGLRAIRFAETVVIVFDSTIPFEKQDLQIVDLVLREGRAAVLAFNKWDLIDDPQAVLADLREKTERLLPQARGIRAVPVSGQTGRGLDKLMQAVIDTDRTWNRRISTAKLNRWLDAVQTQHPPPAVSGRRLKLKYMTQVKARPPGFMVSCTRPDALPESYIRYLTNGLRNDFNLPGVPIRIHFRASDNPYASKAKKRR from the coding sequence ATGAGCTTCACCGTCGCCATTGTCGGACGCCCCAATGTCGGCAAGTCCACCCTGTTCAACAGGCTCGTGGGCAAGAAGCTCGCGCTCGTCGACGATACGCCCGGCGTCACGCGTGACCGCCGGCCGGGCGACGCCCGCCTCATCGACCTGAAATTCCGCATCATCGACACCGCCGGCCTTGAAGAGGCCGCGCCCGAGACGTTGCAGGGCCGAATGCGTGCCCAGACGGAAGCGGCCATCGAGGAGGCGGACCTCTCGCTCTTCGTGGTCGACGCGAAGATGGGCCTCACCCCGGTCGACCAGACATTGGCCGAGATGCTGCGCCGCAAGGGCAAGCCGGTCGTGCTCGTCGCCAACAAGTCGGAGGCGCGCGGCTCGGACGGCGGCTTCTACGACGCCTTCACGCTGGGTCTCGGCGAGCCGACGCCCATCTCCGCTGAACACGGCCAGGGCATGCTGGACCTGCGCGACGCCATCGTCGCCGCCATTGGCGAGGATCGCGCCTATCCCGAAGACGACGAGGCCGAGACCAATATCGACGTGCGGGCCGAAATGGCCGAGGGCGCGGAAGAGGACGAGGATTTCGAGCCGGAATACGACGAGACGAAGCCGCTGCGCGTCGCCATCGTCGGCCGCCCGAATGCCGGCAAGTCCACCCTCATCAACCGTTTCCTGGGTGAGGACCGCCTGCTGACCGGCCCGGAGGCCGGCATCACGCGCGATTCCATCTCCGTCGAATGGGACTGGCAGGGCCGCACGATCAAGATGTTCGACACGGCCGGCATGCGCCGCAAGGCCAAGGTGCAGGAGAAGCTGGAAAAGCTCTCCGTCGCCGACGGCCTGCGCGCCATCCGCTTCGCCGAGACGGTCGTTATCGTCTTCGATTCCACCATTCCCTTCGAGAAGCAGGACCTGCAGATCGTCGACCTCGTGCTGCGCGAGGGCCGCGCCGCCGTGCTCGCCTTCAATAAGTGGGACCTGATCGACGACCCGCAGGCCGTGCTTGCCGATCTGCGCGAGAAGACCGAGCGGCTGCTGCCGCAGGCGCGCGGCATCCGCGCCGTGCCGGTTTCCGGCCAGACCGGACGTGGCCTCGACAAGCTGATGCAGGCCGTCATCGACACGGACCGCACCTGGAACCGCCGCATCTCCACCGCCAAGCTCAACCGCTGGCTGGATGCGGTGCAGACGCAGCATCCGCCGCCGGCCGTTTCCGGCCGCCGCCTCAAGCTGAAATACATGACGCAGGTGAAGGCCCGCCCGCCGGGCTTCATGGTCTCCTGCACGCGCCCCGATGCGCTGCCGGAATCCTATATCCGCTACCTCACGAACGGCCTGCGCAACGACTTCAATCTGCCGGGCGTGCCGATCCGTATCCATTTCCGGGCGTCCGACAATCCCTATGCCAGCAAGGCGAAGAAGCGGCGCTGA
- a CDS encoding NnrU family protein translates to MTLLIAGLVLFVVTHLLRPVAPGLRDAGISALGKPGWMALHGIVSLASLFLIVYGFIDARENGGSGVFAVYTPPTFMAHIALTLMMIASICLVAGCLPAGHIRTRLKFPLLVAIKIWALAHLLANGESYSVLLFVTILAWAVILRITLKKRIAAGETKLPVFVAAKYDIISVVAGLALYAAIVFKLHEWLIGVAPLG, encoded by the coding sequence ATGACGTTGCTCATCGCCGGTCTGGTTCTTTTCGTCGTCACCCATCTCCTGCGTCCCGTCGCGCCGGGACTTCGCGATGCCGGCATCTCGGCGCTCGGCAAGCCGGGCTGGATGGCGCTGCACGGCATCGTCTCGCTCGCAAGCCTCTTCCTCATCGTCTACGGCTTCATCGACGCGCGCGAGAACGGCGGAAGCGGGGTTTTCGCGGTTTATACGCCCCCGACCTTCATGGCCCATATCGCGCTGACGCTGATGATGATCGCCTCGATCTGTCTTGTCGCCGGCTGCCTGCCAGCGGGCCATATCCGCACCAGGCTGAAGTTCCCGCTGCTCGTCGCCATCAAGATCTGGGCGCTGGCGCATCTGCTGGCGAACGGCGAGAGCTATTCGGTCCTTCTCTTCGTGACGATCCTCGCCTGGGCGGTCATCCTGCGCATCACGCTGAAAAAGCGTATCGCCGCCGGCGAGACCAAGCTGCCCGTTTTCGTCGCCGCGAAATACGACATCATCTCCGTCGTCGCCGGTCTCGCGCTCTATGCGGCGATCGTGTTCAAGCTGCACGAATGGCTGATCGGGGTGGCGCCGCTCGGCTGA